One window of the Triticum dicoccoides isolate Atlit2015 ecotype Zavitan chromosome 3B, WEW_v2.0, whole genome shotgun sequence genome contains the following:
- the LOC119275190 gene encoding F-box/FBD/LRR-repeat protein At3g52680-like, which yields MEQSDGPKRPKLADAADGDEDRLSVLPDDILIHILVKLRCTPMAARTSVLCRRWRGLWKLVPELNFPLGTEPHRIRSALTAHEAPVIHFLVVDLQDAAAESVATWIPIIVPRLLGELVIFNLRRDWDGETGTVELPCFQGADWISLDLDNLGLALPPSGVFARLTDLCLVAVRMRGPCRLGDVVSSPRCPSLRKLILRDAQVRDDIVIHSESLLQIGMDNVLLDNNALGPGILDISSESVLQIDLKNLIGVRKLLVMAPALISLKEKDTTYIADPVDPSQPLANISAPRLTFLEWNARYDRRSIQLGKMAHLQWLHAGQFLVYGSNEDFAHNRIRLLQRFEFIICLDLALNYRKDISDHQRYLMEDMPGLPHVLFLSVKVAANGHSFGASLFHALRVCTGVRKLTLAFDVSSRQLEAQTTCSLGCICHQPPNWKTDELLLSHLIIIEISAWRGTENEVAFVERLLNWATVLKEMTITFHQSVTESNAEDLCQTLLSFSRLETCMKFYVHRGLYEKVPYFPEG from the exons ATGGAGCAGAGCGATGGGCCCAAGCGACCGAAGCTCGCCGACGCCGCCGACGGCGACGAGGACCGCCTCAGCGTGCTGCCCGACGACATTCTCATCCACATCCTCGTCAAGCTCCGCTGCACCCCCATGGCCGCTCGGACCAGCGTCCTCTGCCGCCGCTGGCGTGGCCTCTGGAAGCTCGTCCCGGAGCTCAACTTTCCCCTCGGCACCGAGCCGCACCGCATACGCTCTGCCCTCACAGCCCACGAAGCGCCGGTCATCCACTTCCTCGTCGTCGACCTCCAGGACGCCGCAGCGGAGTCGGTGGCGACGTGGATCCCCATCATCGTGCCCCGCCTCCTCGGCGAACTAGTCATCTTCAATCTCAGGCGGGACTGGGATGGGGAAACAGGCACAGTTGAGCTGCCTTGCTTCCAGGGTGCCGATTGGATCTCCCTCGACCTAGACAATCTTGGCCTCGCCCTGCCGCCCTCCGGCGTGTTTGCCCGGCTCACCGATCTCTGTCTGGTAGCCGTTAGGATGCGTGGTCCCTGCAGACTTGGTGATGTTGTCTCCTCGCCACGATGCCCATCGCTGCGGAAGCTCATCCTACGCGACGCCCAGGTCCGGGATGACATTGTAATCCACTCAGAGTCTCTCTTACAAATAGGGATGGATAATGTGTTACTAGACAACAACGCCTTGGGTCCGGGCATCCTCGACATTTCCTCAGAGTCTGTCCTCCAAATAGATCTGaagaatttaattggcgtgcggaaGCTCCTTGTCATGGCTCCTGCACTCATTTCATTGAAAGAGAAAGACACCACCTACATTGCTGATCCTGTGGATCCGAGTCAACCACTTGCCAACATCTCAGCCCCTCGGCTCACGTTTCTTGAGTGGAATGCTCGTTATGATAGAAGATCCATTCAGCTTGGCAAGATGGCACATCTCCAATGGCTGCACGCCGGTCAATTTCTTGTATATGGATCCAATGAGGATTTTGCACACAATCGCATCAGGCTTTTGCAGCGCTTCGAGTTCATCATCTGTCTTGACCTTGCGCTTAACTATCGGAAG GACATATCTGACCACCAACGCTACTTGATGGAGGACATGCCAGGGCTCCCACATGTTTTATTCTTGTCCGTAAAAGTTGCCGCGAATGGACATTCCTTTGGAGCCAGCTTATTCCATGCTCTCAGGGTGTGTACTGGTGTAAGAAAGCTGACTCTTGCATTTGATGTCAGTTCCAGGCAACTCGAG GCTCAAACTACATGCTCGCTGGGTTGCATATGCCATCAGCCACCAAACTGGAAAACTGACGAACTCCTGCTGAGTCACCTCATAATAATCGAAATCAGTGCCTGGAGAGGAACTGAAAATGAAGTTGCTTTTGTGGAACGGTTGCTTAATTGGGCAACAGTGCTAAAAGAAATGACCATAACTTTCCATCAGTCAGTTACTGAAAGCAACGCCGAGGATCTCTGCCAGACATTACTAAGCTTCTCTAGACTGGAAACATGCATGAAATTTTACGTGCATCGTGGCTTGTACGAGAAGGTCCCATATTTTCCTGAAGGCTAA
- the LOC119279398 gene encoding uncharacterized protein LOC119279398: MQGPNRSLSSLEDIKGYVTSVSVLAIFAPFALIIAKIFVKYYAWYSARQSFAFGHNLHLIVEYMEQLPDRSQHVEEVIKNMSSPLIVTGEDTLLVEKNPHRYTFSRGDETGMNNNSLVTIDKVWESDDIFYKSMAQLKDLCFSFALFKLLRCCFAKDTAAETVFMKACNFLWHLLAEDGDGGRVLGLIAYELSFLHDYYYSSLPTSYSKSWLPILSISHSLLSIGYCLLAAIILKICLPRYWSDKGAQICCRVQCKLNPSGVGSEMPFGNLLFDLLPLFSLATLVVLCEVSVRIKC; this comes from the coding sequence ATGCAAGGTCCAAATCGAAGTTTATCATCCCTAGAAGATATAAAAGGATACGTCACCTCGGTGTCTGTTCTTGCCATTTTTGCACCATTTGCtcttatcattgccaaaatatttGTCAAGTATTATGCATGGTACAGTGCTAGACAATCCTTCGCATTTGGGCACAATCTTCATCTTATTGTTGAATACATGGAGCAGCTACCAGATAGAAGTCAGCATGTCGAGGAAGTCATTAAAAATATGTCGTCTCCTCTTATAGTCACAGGAGAGGACACATTGTTGGTAGAGAAGAACCCCCATCGTTACACTTTTAGTAGAGGTGATGAGACAGGGATGAACAACAATAGCTTAGTGACCATTGACAAAGTCTGGGAGTCAGATGACATCTTTTACAAGTCAATGGCACAACTCAAGGATCTATGTTTTTCATTTGCATTGTTCAAGCTGCTAAGGTGTTGTTTCGCAAAAGACACCGCCGCTGAAACTGTCTTCATGAAGGCCTGCAACTTCTTATGGCATCTGCTGGCCGAGGATGGGGATGGTGGAAGGGTACTTGGGTTGATTGCGTATGAGCTTTCCTTTCTACATGACTATTATTATTCCTCCCTTCCAACCTCATATTCCAAGAGTTGGCTGCCAATCTTGAGCATATCCCATTCACTCCTGAGCATTGGTTATTGTTTATTGGCTGCAATTATTCTGAAGATATGTTTACCCCGCTATTGGAGTGATAAGGGTGCACAGATATGTTGTCGTGTTCAGTGCAAGTTGAATCCTAGTGGAGTTGGTTCTGAGATGCCTTTTGGAAATTTATTGTTTGATTTGTTGCCATTGTTCTCACTAGCTACATTAGTCGTGCTTTGTGAGGTGAGTGTTAGAATAAAATGCTAA